The Besnoitia besnoiti strain Bb-Ger1 chromosome IV, whole genome shotgun sequence genome contains a region encoding:
- a CDS encoding RNA recognition motif-containing protein (encoded by transcript BESB_053640), which yields MATGCSLLIRNLCFETSPDRVRQIFEKFGRVRDVYLPLDHFSKRPRGFGFVEFYEEAAAQEAMREMDRTMIDGNEVYVIIAQDRRKSPETMRRHLEQTRRGRGPERDGRDGYGRDDFRGGRGYARGDIREVDIRYAEANGIRPGSWGPSGAAGGAPLSGAEADRRDHVEEGATPENTTVLDIDATAMTGPDTVEAPTTATPGVTGGARVPDDM from the exons ATGGCTACTGGATGTTCCCTGTTGATTCGAAACCTTTGTTTCGAGACCTCCCCGGATCGGGTGAGGCAGATTTTCGAGAAATTTGGTCGCGTACGAGATGTCTACCTGCCACTTGACCACTTTTCCAAACGCCCACG GGGCTTTGGCTTCGTGGAGTTCTatgaggaggccgcagcgcaggaGGCGATGCGCGAGATGGACCGAACCATGATCGACGGCAACGAGGTCTATGTCATTATCGCCCAGGACAGGCGGAAATCG CCGGAGACGATGCGGCGTCACCTGGAGCAGACACGACGGGGCCGCGG ACCCGAGCGGGATGGTCGTGATGGTTACGGACGAGACGATTtccgaggaggccgcggctaTGCACGCGGCGACATTCGAGAAGTAGACATTCGCTACGCGGAAGCAAATGGAATACGGCCAGGGTCTTGGGGACCCTCTGGGGCGGCCGGGGGGGCCCCCCTTTCGGGCGCAGAAGCCGATCGCCGAGACCACGTGGAAGAAGGAGCCACTCCAGAGAATACGA CGGTCCTCGATATCGACGCGACGGCTATGACAGGCCCAGATACGGTGGAGGCCCCTACGACAGCTACTCCAGGGGTTACAGGGGGCGCTCGCGTTCCCGATGACATGTGA
- a CDS encoding deoxyribose-phosphate aldolase (encoded by transcript BESB_053650), which produces MGSEQEACQAYVARRVISLMDATDLSADSTEHTVTLLCRDSLGLPPTAAVCVWPRFVRFIKKDLTAQLPEVACLPVATVLNFPSGKSSIETVKNEALQAVSDGADELDLVVDWELLNQDVDAGERALRSLVAAVREVSGATVLKVILETGMLRNDNPNLIFRASIAALESGADVLKTSTGKVPVNATLPAVTQMCLAIKEYKASHRDERLPGIKVAGGVKSVDMAAQYLSLVTDILGADYITKKTFRIGASSLLGAARKFVGR; this is translated from the exons ATGGGTTCAGAACAAGAAGCCTGCCAGGCATACGTTGCCCGGCGCGTCATTTCGCTCATGGATGCAACGGATCTTTCTGCTGACTCGACGGAGCATACGGTGACTCTGCTTTGCAGAGACTCTCTTGGCCTTCCGCCAACTGCTGCAGTTTGCGTCTGGCCGCGGTTCGTTAGATTCATAAAAAAGGATCTTACCGCTCAGCTGCCGGAGGTTGCTTGTTTGCCTGTTGCGACGGTGCTCAACTTCCCAAGCGGCAAATCCAGTATTGAAACCGTCAAAAATGAAGCGCTGCAAGCAGTGAGCGACGGGGCAGACGAACTAGACCTTGTAGTGGACTGGGAATTGCTTAATCAAGACGTTGAtgccggcgagagagcgctgAGGTCTCTCGTTGCTGCGGTCCGTGAG GTCTCAGGCGCCACAGTCCTGAAAGTGATATTGGAGACGGGCATGCTACGCAACGACAACCCTAACCTCATCTTTCGGGCCAGCATTGCGGCGCTGGAAAGTGGCGCGGATGTGCTAAAGACATCGACGGGGAAAGTGCCCGTGAATGCAACGCTTCCAGCTGTAACACAGATGTGTCTGGCCATCAAGGAATACAAGGCCTCACATCGTGATGAGAGGCTTCCTGGCATCAAAGTAGCCGGAGGAGTGAAGTCTGTCGACATGGCGGCGCAGTATTTGAGCCTGGTCACAGATATCCTTGGTGCTGACTATATCACGAAAAAAACATTTCGAATTGGTGCATCCTCGCTTCTCGGTGCTGCCCGGAAATTCGTTGGTCGGTAA